A region of the Campylobacter cuniculorum DSM 23162 = LMG 24588 genome:
TTTCTTTTTCAGGCAGAAAAGCAGGGATTACCACTGATGAGGTTTTTACTAAGGCAAGGATTAAATTTATAGACACTCAAGCAATTAAGCAGGAGTTAAATCAAGGAAAAATTGTCGTTATAGCAGGTTTTCAAGGTGTGAGTGAGCAAGGCGATGTTACGACTTTAGGACGCGGGGGAAGCGATTTGAGTGCTGTGGCGGTTGCAGGAGCTTTAGAAGCTGATTTGTGTGAAATTTACACTGATGTTGATGGGGTTTATACTACTGATCCAAGAATTGAACCAAAGGCTAGAAAACTCGATAAAATTTCTTATGAAGAAATGCTTGAACTTGCAAGTTTGGGGGCTAAAGTTTTGCAAAATCGTTCAGTGGAGCTTGCAAAGAAATTGAATGTGAATTTAGTTACAAGAAGTAGTTTTAATCATAATGAAGGAACAATAATCACAAAGGAAAATAATATGGAACAAGCCTTAGTTAGTGGCATTGCTTTGGATAAAAATCAAGCACGAATCACTTTGAGAAAAATAAAAGATAAACCCGGTATTGCAGCTGAAATTTTTTCAACCTTAGCAAATGAGAATATCAATGTGGATATGATTATCCAAAATATAGGTTTAGACGGAGCAACAAATTTAGGTTTTACTGTGCCTGAAAATGAGCTTGATTTGGCGAAAAATGCTATGCAAAAAATTCTTGATGATGAGGCTGTGATAGAAAGTGATAGAGCTGTTGTTAAGGTTTCTGTTGTAGGAGTTGGGATGAAATCTCATTCCGGCGTTGCAGCAACAGCTTTTAAGGCTTTGGCTGATGAGAGCATTAATATAGGCATGATTTCTACAAGTGAGATAAAAATTTCTATGATAGTTCAAGAAAAATATGGAGAATTAGCCGTTAGAGCTTTGCACGAGGCTTATGAGCTGGATAAAAAATGAATGATTTTTTAGCACACACTCTAGAAAATATAAGGGCTGGGGGAAATTTTATGGCTTGGATGGAGTCGCGTCGTTTAGAATGGGCTCCTCTTATGGCTGCAAGGCTTAAATATCTCTTAGAAGGACATACTTTTGTTTTAATGTGTGATGAATCAAGGTCTTGGTATGAAGAGTATTTTTTGAAAAATATCAATGCAAAAGCTTCAAGACCTATGCTTCCTTTTGTATCTTTAAGCTCAATTTATAGAAAAAAAATTCACAATCAAGAAGACATTGCTTTGCTCAATGATTTATTAGAACTTACTTTTCCTAATGGCTATATTTATTTTTATATAGGAAGTGCAAATGATAAAAAGTCTCAAATTGCAAAATCCAAAGATGATAGTTTGTTGTGGCTTTTTGATGAGCAATTGCAAAATAGTTTTTATTTAAATTCTAAAGATAAAGACTTAGACAACAAGCTCATTTCTTTGTTTAAACTTTTGGATATGAGTTTGGATGCGATTTTATTTTCAAAAGTTAGTCTTTAATGTTTGTCAGCAAAATTTTAATCAGCGATGCATTTGAAGAACTAAAAAATGAACTCATTGCTCAATTTACAATCAATGCTTTAAGATTTATCCCAAAAACTCCCGCAGATGAATTTTTAATCGAGGATGCAAGAGCGGTTGAAAGGGAGAGTTATATCGCCGAAAAAGATGAAAAAATCATCGTTATAATGGCAAATTCTTTTAGAATCGAGGCTCAAAATTCCTTGCTTAAACTTTTAGAAGAACCTCCAAGAAATATTAAATTTCTTATTGTAGCACCTTCAAAAAATTTGCTTTTACCGACCATTAGATCCCGATTAATTTGTCAAAAACATAAGAAGATAAAAGAAAAAAAAATTTTAAATTTGGATATAAAAAAACTCGATTTAAAAATGATGTTTGAATTTCTAAAGGAACATGAAAATCTTAGCAAAAATGAACTTTTAGAAATCATTTCCCAACTTAGTCAAGAAAGCCTTAAATGCAAGACTTTTAACGCATATGAACTTGATTTTTTTTATAAAAGTTATGAATTAGCTCAATTAAATTCCAAAGCAGGAATTTTACTGAGCACTCTTTTGCTCAATATCTATACAAAGAATGAAAAATGATTTTTTTAAAACTCAATGAAAATACCGATTTTAACGAACTTTGCAAGATTATATGTCCTGATAAAATAGGGCAGAAAATTATGCAAAAAAAAATTAAAATCCATTTTATATATATTAAAAATATACGCACAGTTGCTGCAAATATTTTAAAACAAGATGCTTTAAGAGTAGGAGCTGAACTTGTTACACATAAAGAGGTGGTTACAGCCGGAATTTCTCATTCAAATGCTCTTTTAATGGCAACTTGTGAGCAAATTGAAAAACTCATTAAAAAAGAAGCTATGCAGGATTTTGGGCTTAAAAATTTGGCTCTTTTTTTACAAAAACAATTCATCAAACCCAAAAAACCAAAACTTATGGCAGTTTTAAATATCAATAAAGATAGTTTCAACCCAAAAAGTCGCACAGATGAAAAACATTTTCAAAGCAGATTAGAAGAGCTCTTAGAATTAAAACCAGAATTTATCGATATAGGTGCGGTTTCTTCAAGACCGGGCAGTGTGTATTGTGGTGTGAAAGAGGAATTTAAAAGATTGAAAAAAAGTCTTGATTTAATTTATGCACAAAATTATTATAAAAAGGCAATTTTTAGTTTGGATAGTTTTGATGAATACAGCTTGGAATATGCTTTAAATAAGGGTTTTGGCTTGATTAATGATATCAGCGGTTTAAAAAATGAAAATCTTGCAAAACTCGCTTGTCAATATAAGGCAAAATATTGCTTAATGCACATGCAAAATGAACCTTACAATATGCAAGATAATCCGCATTATGAGGATGTTTTAGATGAACTCACGCAATTTTTTACGCAAAAACTTGAAATTTTACATAAATATGGTGTTAAAGAAAGCATTTTAGATGTGGGTATAGGTTTTGGCAAAAGTGCGTGGCATAATATGATTTTGATTAAACATTTGGGGCATTTTTTGCAGTTTGATAAACCTTTGCTTATAGGTGCGAGTCGCAAAAGTGTTATTAATGCTTATTTTAAAAGCAAGGTTGAAGAAAGACTTCCAGCAAGCTTGTATTTGCATCTTAAAGCCTTTGAAAATGGAGCAAGCATTATAAGAACTCATGATTTATATGAACACAAACAGATGTTTAAATTACAAAGTATTATGCAGGAGTTAAGTTTATGACAAGACAAGAATATTTAGAAAAAATTACTCAAGCTAATGAGTGGGCTCAAGCATATTATAACAAAGATGACCCTCTAGCAAGCGATGAAGAATACGATGCTTTAATAAAACAATTAAGAGCCTTTGAAGAGCAAAACCCCACTCAAATTGCTCCTAATTCACCCACACAAAAAATTGCTCCGACTTTACAAAGCGAATTTCATAAAATACCGCATCTTAGCAAAATGTGGTCTATGGAGGATGTTTTCAATGAAACTGAACTAAGAGCTTGGGCTAAGAGGGCAAATTGTGAAAAGAATTTTTTCATCGAGCCTAAATTTGATGGGGCAAGTCTTAATCTCATCTATGAAAATGGCAAACTTATAAGCGGTGCTACTCGTGGAGACGGCGAGGTTGGCGAGGATATTACTTTAAATGTTTTAGAAATAGAAAACATCCCAAAAACTATAGCTTATAAAGAAAAAATCGAAATTAGAGGCGAGATTGTGATTTTAAAAAAGGATTTTAATAGCATTAATGAGCAAAGAATCAAAGAGAATCAAAATCCTTTTGCAAATCCTAGAAACGCTGCAAGTGGAAGTTTAAGGCAGCTTGATACAAGCATCACAAAAGAAAGAAATTTGAAATTTTATCCTTGGGGGGTGGGTGAAAATACTTTAAGCTTTAAAAAACACAGCGAAGTGATGAATTTCATAAGAGAGCTTGGCTTTTTAAAAGATGATTTTATAAGGCTTTGTGCGAATTTAGATGAGGTTTTAACTTCTTATAAAGAGCTTTTAAGCTTAAGAGAACAAAAAGCTATGATGATGGATGGGATGGTTGTAAGAATCGATGATATAGAACTTTGCAATGAGCTTGGTTATACGGTTAAATTTCCTAAATTTATGGCAGCTTTTAAATTTCCAGCTCTTGAAAAAACGACGCGTTTGTTGGCTGTGAATTTGCAAGTTGGTAGGAGCGGAGTGATTACGCCTGTGGCGGCGTTAGAACCTGTTAATTTAGATGGGGTGATTGTAAAATCCGCAACTCTTCATAATTTTGATGAAATTTCAAGGCTTGATGTGAGGATTAATGATTTTGTGAATGTGATTAGAAGCGGAGATGTGATTCCAAAAATCACTAAAGTTTTCAAAGACAGACGCGATGGCTTAGAGCAAGAAATTGTGCGTCCACAGCTTTGTCCTGTATGTCAAAATGAGCTTTTGGATGAAAAAACGATGATAAAATGCCAAAATTTGGATTGTAAAGCAAGACTTGTTAATTCTATCATACATTTTGTGTCTAAAAAATGCCTTAATATCGATGGATTGGGAGAAAATATCGTAGAGCTTTTATATGAAAAAGGTAAAATCAGCACTTTGGAGAGCATTTTTCATCTTAAATATGAGGATTTTGAAAATTTAGAAGGTTTTAAAGAAAAGAAAATCACTAAGCTTTTAAAGGCGATTGAAGATTCAAAAACTTGCGAACTCTATCGTTTTATCACGGCTTTGGGCATCGAACACATTGGTGAAGTTGCAGCTAAGAAACTTGCAAAAACCTTCGGCAAAATGTGGCATAAACAAGGCTTTGAGGATTATAAAAATCTCGAAGGCTTTGGAGAGGAAATGGCAAAGAGTTTGGAGGAATTTAGCCGTGTGAATCTGCAAAGAATTGATGATTTTTATATTTTATTGAATTTAAGCGAAGAAAAGAGTGAAGTTGTGGAGCAAAGTCCTATTAAGGATAAGATTTTTGTGATTACAGGCACACTTTCGCGTCCTAGAGATGAGTTTAAAGCTTTGATTGAAAAATTTGGTGGAAAGGTCAGCTCTTCAGTGTCTAAAAAAACTTCTTTTGTGCTTTTTGGGAAAGAGGCGGGTTCAAAACTTGATAGGGCTAAAGAATTAAATCTTGTTTGCCTTAGTGAAGAAGAATTTAACCAAATGCTTCACAATGCGTTATGATACCTTTGTGGCTTTAAGTCTAAAAATCAGCAGAAATAAGGCTTTAGAGCTTATAGAAAAAAAAGAAATTTTACTCAATCAAAAATTGTTTAAACCTTCTTTTAATGTGAAAAAATATTTGCAAAATTTACTTGCTTGTGAGAATTTGCAAGAGAAAGATTTGTTTGATTGCAAGGAATTAAAACTCGAGCTTTTAACGAAAATTTATGTGAGTCGTGCAGCTTTAAAACTTAAAAATTTTATTTTGCAAAATGATTTAGAAATTAGCGGAAAAACTTGTTTGGATATAGGTTCAAGTACGGGAGGTTTTGTGCAAGTTTTACTTGAATTTGGAGCCCTTAAGGTTGTAGCTTTGGATGTGGGAAACAATCAACTCCATTTAAGTTTAAGAGAAGATCAAAGGGTTAAATGTGTTGAAAATACGGATTTAAAGGATTTTAAAACTGAAGAAAAATTTGAATGGATTAGCTGTGATGTGAGTTTTACTTCGCTTTTAAATTTGCTCTCTTATATCGATAAGCTCGCACTTAAAGACATTATTTTGCTTTTTAAGCCCGAATTTGAGGTGGGTGTGAATGTTAAGAGAAATAAAAGGGGTGTTTTAAAGGATGATTTAGAATCAATCAAAGCCAGAAAAAAATTTGAAAAAATGTGCTTGAATTTAGGTTGGTTGCTAAAGAGTACTGCCGTTTCAAGCATTAAAGGAAAAGAGGGGAATGTTGAATATTTTTACTACTATAGCAAAGTGTGAGATTGAAGCTTTGGCACTTGGTTGTTTTGATGGTTTGCATTTGGGACATTTTGAGCTTATTAAATGTTTGGGTGAGAATTCTGCCCTTTTGGTGATTGATAAATTTAAGAGTAAAAAACTTTGCACAAATGAAGACAAACGCGAATTAAGCAAAAAAGAAATCATAGAACTTGATTTTGAGAGCATTAAATTTTTAGATGGACAAGATTTTTTTAACGCACTTAAAAAGGAATTTCCAAAGTTAAAGCATATAGTTGTGGGATATGATTTTTCTTTTGGTAAAGATAGAAAATACAAAGCTGAGGACATTCAAAGAATCAGCGGATTAAAAACGACGATTATCGCTGAATATAAAATCAATTCTCAAGCCGTGCATACAAGCTTAATCAAAGATTTTCTTAGCAGGGGTGAGCTTGAAAAGGCTAATGAATTTTTAGGACGCTCTTATAGCATTAAAGGAGCTTTGATTCGGGGGCAAGGTTTGGGTTCTAAGGAGCTTTATGCAACTTTAAATTTAGAATGCAAAGAATATTTTTTACCTAAAAATGGAGTTTATGCAACTTTTTGTGAGCTTAAGGGTAGGGTTTATAAAAGTGTGAGTTTTATAGGAATACGTTTGAGCGATAAAAAATTTGCAATAGAAACGCATATTTTAGGAGATTTTAATCTTAAGCTTGAATTAGGAGAATGTTTAAAACTTAGTTTTATAAAATTTTTAAGAGAGAATCAAAATTTTAAAGATTTCACTCTTTTAAAGGCTCAAATTTCAAAGGATATTGAAGAAGCTTTAAAGATTTTAGAAAAAAAGGAACAAAAATGAAAGACAATCTTTTCAAAAAAAGTCCTAAAAAACAATTCGAATTTGATAAAAGTGTAGCGAGTGTCTTTGATGATATGATTTATCGTTCTGTGCCATTTTACAAAGAAAATTTAGAGCTTTGCGTGAGTTTAGTCTCCAAACTTGCACCGCAGAAAGCCAAAATTTGCGATTTAGGTTGTGCGAGTGGAAATTTTTTGTTAGAACTTTTTAAATCGCGTAAAGATTTTATTTTAAGCGGGATTGATAATGCCAAACCCATGCTTGAAATTGCCAAGCAAAAAGCTAAGGCTTATGGAGCTAAGATAGAATTTTTTGAACATTCTTTGAATGAATTTAGTTTTTTTAAAAATGATGTTTTTATCGCAACTTATACCTTGCAATTTATAAGACCGCCTAAAAGACAGGCTTTGGTGGATAAAATTTATAAGAATTTAAATGAAAATGGAATTTTTATATTGAGCGAAAAAATCCTTTATGAAGATGCCTTTTTATCTAAAAAAATTTTAGAACTTTATGCTGAATATAAAGAAAAACAAGGTTATACTAAATTTGAAATTTCTGCAAAAAGAGAGGCTTTGGAAAATGTCCTTGTGCCTTATAGCACAAAAGAAAATATCTTTTTGCTTCAAAATGCGGGCTTTAAAAGCATAGAAACTTTGTTTAAATGGGCAAATTTTGAGAGTTTTATTGCTTTTAAATGAGGGAGATTTATGAATTATGTTGATTTTGATTCTATGGAATTTATCTCAAAACCACAAGAGAGAAAAGAAGATAGAGCTAAGATAGCTGAAATTTTAGGAATTAATGAAGATAAAGTGGAATATGGTGAGTATTCTATTGCTAATGAAAAAATAGAATGTTTTTGCATTCAAGGAAATCAAAATGAA
Encoded here:
- a CDS encoding aspartate kinase — its product is MLIVQKYGGTSVGDLERIRAVSQRVIQSAKQGNKLVIVVSAMSGVTNELIDYANFFSKNPNGKDMDMLLSSGERVTAALLSIALNEQGFKAVSFSGRKAGITTDEVFTKARIKFIDTQAIKQELNQGKIVVIAGFQGVSEQGDVTTLGRGGSDLSAVAVAGALEADLCEIYTDVDGVYTTDPRIEPKARKLDKISYEEMLELASLGAKVLQNRSVELAKKLNVNLVTRSSFNHNEGTIITKENNMEQALVSGIALDKNQARITLRKIKDKPGIAAEIFSTLANENINVDMIIQNIGLDGATNLGFTVPENELDLAKNAMQKILDDEAVIESDRAVVKVSVVGVGMKSHSGVAATAFKALADESINIGMISTSEIKISMIVQEKYGELAVRALHEAYELDKK
- a CDS encoding HobA family DNA replication regulator, with translation MNDFLAHTLENIRAGGNFMAWMESRRLEWAPLMAARLKYLLEGHTFVLMCDESRSWYEEYFLKNINAKASRPMLPFVSLSSIYRKKIHNQEDIALLNDLLELTFPNGYIYFYIGSANDKKSQIAKSKDDSLLWLFDEQLQNSFYLNSKDKDLDNKLISLFKLLDMSLDAILFSKVSL
- a CDS encoding DNA polymerase III subunit delta', which gives rise to MFVSKILISDAFEELKNELIAQFTINALRFIPKTPADEFLIEDARAVERESYIAEKDEKIIVIMANSFRIEAQNSLLKLLEEPPRNIKFLIVAPSKNLLLPTIRSRLICQKHKKIKEKKILNLDIKKLDLKMMFEFLKEHENLSKNELLEIISQLSQESLKCKTFNAYELDFFYKSYELAQLNSKAGILLSTLLLNIYTKNEK
- the folP gene encoding dihydropteroate synthase, which translates into the protein MIFLKLNENTDFNELCKIICPDKIGQKIMQKKIKIHFIYIKNIRTVAANILKQDALRVGAELVTHKEVVTAGISHSNALLMATCEQIEKLIKKEAMQDFGLKNLALFLQKQFIKPKKPKLMAVLNINKDSFNPKSRTDEKHFQSRLEELLELKPEFIDIGAVSSRPGSVYCGVKEEFKRLKKSLDLIYAQNYYKKAIFSLDSFDEYSLEYALNKGFGLINDISGLKNENLAKLACQYKAKYCLMHMQNEPYNMQDNPHYEDVLDELTQFFTQKLEILHKYGVKESILDVGIGFGKSAWHNMILIKHLGHFLQFDKPLLIGASRKSVINAYFKSKVEERLPASLYLHLKAFENGASIIRTHDLYEHKQMFKLQSIMQELSL
- the ligA gene encoding NAD-dependent DNA ligase LigA, with amino-acid sequence MTRQEYLEKITQANEWAQAYYNKDDPLASDEEYDALIKQLRAFEEQNPTQIAPNSPTQKIAPTLQSEFHKIPHLSKMWSMEDVFNETELRAWAKRANCEKNFFIEPKFDGASLNLIYENGKLISGATRGDGEVGEDITLNVLEIENIPKTIAYKEKIEIRGEIVILKKDFNSINEQRIKENQNPFANPRNAASGSLRQLDTSITKERNLKFYPWGVGENTLSFKKHSEVMNFIRELGFLKDDFIRLCANLDEVLTSYKELLSLREQKAMMMDGMVVRIDDIELCNELGYTVKFPKFMAAFKFPALEKTTRLLAVNLQVGRSGVITPVAALEPVNLDGVIVKSATLHNFDEISRLDVRINDFVNVIRSGDVIPKITKVFKDRRDGLEQEIVRPQLCPVCQNELLDEKTMIKCQNLDCKARLVNSIIHFVSKKCLNIDGLGENIVELLYEKGKISTLESIFHLKYEDFENLEGFKEKKITKLLKAIEDSKTCELYRFITALGIEHIGEVAAKKLAKTFGKMWHKQGFEDYKNLEGFGEEMAKSLEEFSRVNLQRIDDFYILLNLSEEKSEVVEQSPIKDKIFVITGTLSRPRDEFKALIEKFGGKVSSSVSKKTSFVLFGKEAGSKLDRAKELNLVCLSEEEFNQMLHNAL
- the tlyA gene encoding 23S rRNA (cytidine-2'-O)-methyltransferase TlyA, translated to MRYDTFVALSLKISRNKALELIEKKEILLNQKLFKPSFNVKKYLQNLLACENLQEKDLFDCKELKLELLTKIYVSRAALKLKNFILQNDLEISGKTCLDIGSSTGGFVQVLLEFGALKVVALDVGNNQLHLSLREDQRVKCVENTDLKDFKTEEKFEWISCDVSFTSLLNLLSYIDKLALKDIILLFKPEFEVGVNVKRNKRGVLKDDLESIKARKKFEKMCLNLGWLLKSTAVSSIKGKEGNVEYFYYYSKV
- a CDS encoding bifunctional riboflavin kinase/FAD synthetase, giving the protein MLNIFTTIAKCEIEALALGCFDGLHLGHFELIKCLGENSALLVIDKFKSKKLCTNEDKRELSKKEIIELDFESIKFLDGQDFFNALKKEFPKLKHIVVGYDFSFGKDRKYKAEDIQRISGLKTTIIAEYKINSQAVHTSLIKDFLSRGELEKANEFLGRSYSIKGALIRGQGLGSKELYATLNLECKEYFLPKNGVYATFCELKGRVYKSVSFIGIRLSDKKFAIETHILGDFNLKLELGECLKLSFIKFLRENQNFKDFTLLKAQISKDIEEALKILEKKEQK
- the cmoA gene encoding carboxy-S-adenosyl-L-methionine synthase CmoA; its protein translation is MKDNLFKKSPKKQFEFDKSVASVFDDMIYRSVPFYKENLELCVSLVSKLAPQKAKICDLGCASGNFLLELFKSRKDFILSGIDNAKPMLEIAKQKAKAYGAKIEFFEHSLNEFSFFKNDVFIATYTLQFIRPPKRQALVDKIYKNLNENGIFILSEKILYEDAFLSKKILELYAEYKEKQGYTKFEISAKREALENVLVPYSTKENIFLLQNAGFKSIETLFKWANFESFIAFK